A window from Engraulis encrasicolus isolate BLACKSEA-1 chromosome 13, IST_EnEncr_1.0, whole genome shotgun sequence encodes these proteins:
- the LOC134461436 gene encoding cilia- and flagella-associated protein 251-like, giving the protein EEEEEEEEEEEEEEEDVEKEEEEEEEEEDVEEEEEEEEEEEEDQEDVEKKDEEEEEEEEEEEDEEEEEEEEDVEKEEEEAEEEEEEEVEEEDQEDVEKEDEEEEEEDEEEEEEEDVEEEEEEEEEDVEEEEEEEEDDDEEEEDEEEEEEEDVEEEEEEEEDIEEEEGEDQEDVEKEDEEEEEEEEEEKEEELEEEEQDDEEEEEGKEGRGMNLGDNERQNDGGGVILTGSIEIFL; this is encoded by the coding sequence gaagaggaggaggaagaggaggaggaagaggaggaggaggaggaggatgtagagaaggaagaggaggaagaggaggaggaggaggatgtagaggaggaagaggaggaggaggaagaggaagaggaggatcaggaggatgtagagaagaaagatgaggaggaagaggaggaggaggaagaggaggaggatgaggaggaggaggaggaggaggaggatgtagagaaggaagaggaggaggcggaggaggaggaggaggaggaggtggaggaggaggatcaggaggatgtagagaaggaagatgaggaggaggaggaggaagatgaggaggaggaggaggaggaggatgtggaggaggaagaggaggaggaggaggaggatgtagaggaggaagaggaggaggaggaagatgatgatgaggaggaggaggatgaggaagaggaggaggaggaggatgtagaggaggaagaggaggaggaggaggatatagaggaggaagagggggaggatcaggaggatgtagagaaggaagatgaggaggaggaagaggaggaggaggaggagaaagaagaggagttggaggaggaggagcaggatgatgaggaggaggaagaggggaaggaagggagagggatGAATCTAGGGGACAATGAAAGACAGAATGATGGGGGTGGGGTTATCCTTACTGGAAGTATTGAGATTTTTTTATAG